The following proteins come from a genomic window of Malus domestica chromosome 02, GDT2T_hap1:
- the LOC103418401 gene encoding serine/threonine-protein kinase Aurora-3, protein MLVWSVSLAFQFPETLPQERKIPEFHSGKNHGKMESKTQKPQESSKKDWSLRDFEIGKPLGKGKFGRVYVAREAKSKYVVALKVIFKEQIEKYKIQHQLRREMEIQTSLRHPNILRLYGWFHDDDRIFLILEYAHGGELYGLLRKTTYLSEKQAATYILSLTEALAYCHEKHVIHRDIKPENLLLDHEGRLKIADFGWSVQSRSKRHTMCGTLDYLAPEMVENKAHDYAVDNWTLGVLCYEFLFGIPPFEAESQKDTFKRIMKVDLSFPAEPQVSAEAKHLITRLLVKDSSKRLSLQKIMEHPWIIKNTDPSGICK, encoded by the exons ATGCTGGTCTGGTCTGTCTCTCTGGCTTTTCAATTCCCAGAAACTCTCCCTCAAGAAAGAAAAATCCCAGAATTCCATTCCGGAAAAAACCACGGGAAAATGGAATCGAAAACCCAGAAACCGCAAGAATCCTCGAAGAAAGATTGGTCCTTGCGAGACTTCGAGATCGGAAAACCCCTCGGAAAGGGGAAATTCGGCCGAGTCTACGTCGCCCGAGAAGCCAAG aGCAAGTACGTAGTGGCATTGAAGGTAATATTCAAGGAGCAGATCGAAAAGTACAAGATTCAGCATCAGCTGAGGAGGGAGATGGAGATCCAGACCAGCCTCCGCCACCCCAACATCCTCCGCCTCTACGGCTGGTTCCACGATGACGACCGCATCTTCTTGATCCTCGAGTACGCTCACGGCGGAGAGCTCTACGGACTTCTCAGGAAAACTACCTACCTTTCGGAGAAACAGGCCGCCACT TATATTTTGAGCTTGACTGAAGCATTGGCGTATTGTCACGAAAAGCATGTGATTCATAGGGACATCAAGCCTGAAAATTTGCTATTGGATCATGAg GGTCGATTGAAAATTGCAGACTTTGGATGGTCTGTACAGTCAAGAAGCAAGAGGCATACCATGTGTGGAACTCTAGATTATTTAGCACCAGAAATGGTGGAGAACAAAGCTCATGATTATGCTGTTGATAACTGGACTTTAGGCGTTCTTTGCTATGAGTTCCTCTTTGGTATTCCTCCCTTTGAGGCCGAAAGTCAAAAGGATACATTCAAAAG GATAATGAAGGTTGACCTAAGCTTCCCAGCTGAACCTCAAGTTTCCGCGGAGGCTAAACATCTCATTACCAGG CTTCTCGTCAAGGACTCCTCAAAGAGGCTGTCTCTTCAAAAGATCATGGAACACCCTTGGATAATCAAGAACACAGATCCCTCCGGCATTTGCAAATAG